In the genome of Polaromonas vacuolata, the window GAAACCCATGTGCTTTTTATCGTCATGGCCGCTTCAGTCAAAGTGCTGAGCAATTACACCAACCAAGCCTTTGGCACACCGCTTGATGCCATGTTTGCAGCTTATAAAGTCGCGTAAAAACGCTTTTTCGTGTTGCCTGACGCCTGCAAACGTGTCGCTTTCGCGAACGCTTTTGCAGGCGTCTTTTTTTGATGGGTGGCTCGATAAAAGTAACTTTTAGAGGAACAAAAAAATCCAATACTGTGGCCGCTTCAGGTTTGAAGATTTTCAATCAAAGGGCAAGTCAGTGCGCCAGAATTGCTATGGCATGACGATACCAATGACGCCAGCACTGACTCCATACGCTGCAAATCGTGTAGTTTTTCGCGCACATCTTGCAGTTTGCGTTCGGCTAGGCTGCTGACTTCTTCGCAACGCGTGCCATCTTCTAAAAGCAGTAATTCAGCAATCTCATCCAAACTAAACCCCAGCCGCTGCGCTGACTTTACAAAACGCACGCGCCTGACATCCGCCAAACCATAGCGGCGAATGCTACCGTAGGGCTTGTTGGGTTCTGGTAGCAAGCCTTTGCGTTGATAAAACCGTATGGTTTCTACATTGACGCTGGCTTCTTTGGCGAAGTTGCCAATGGTCAGATTTCTTAAATTCATTTTTCGATTGTTTCCCAAAGCCCTTGACTCCGTACACAACTACGGAAGTAACCTTAGACCCTTAATAAATGCCGAAAGTTTTAGCAAATGTCTGATGAGAAAAATAGCCGTGGCGTTTTGTTTGCTGGCGGTCTTTCTGCCTTGCTGGCTTCTAGCTGTTGCTTGGGGCCGTTAGTGCTGGTCATGCTTGGCTTTAGTGGGGCATGGATTAGCAATTTGACGGCATTAGAGCCGTATCGACCTCTGTTCATTGGCGTGGCCATTGTTGCTATGTTTTTCGCCTATCGCCGAATTTATCGACCCGTGCAAGACTGCAAACCGGGCGAGGTCTGCGCCTTACCCCAAGTTCGCACTGGCTACAAAATTGTCTTCTCGCTGGTGGCAGTTCTGGTGCTGATTGCAGTTGGATTCCCCTACGTTCTTCCTTTGTTTTATTAATCT includes:
- the merR gene encoding Hg(II)-responsive transcriptional regulator; translated protein: MNLRNLTIGNFAKEASVNVETIRFYQRKGLLPEPNKPYGSIRRYGLADVRRVRFVKSAQRLGFSLDEIAELLLLEDGTRCEEVSSLAERKLQDVREKLHDLQRMESVLASLVSSCHSNSGALTCPLIENLQT
- the merT gene encoding mercuric ion transporter MerT — protein: MSDEKNSRGVLFAGGLSALLASSCCLGPLVLVMLGFSGAWISNLTALEPYRPLFIGVAIVAMFFAYRRIYRPVQDCKPGEVCALPQVRTGYKIVFSLVAVLVLIAVGFPYVLPLFY